From a single Candidatus Thorarchaeota archaeon genomic region:
- a CDS encoding 50S ribosomal protein L37e produces MGKGTPSKGKKNNPHHIRCRRCGRRAYHVRQKKCAACGYGASSRLRSYKWAHKKVNGVRVR; encoded by the coding sequence ATGGGAAAAGGCACCCCCTCAAAAGGAAAGAAGAATAATCCACACCATATCAGATGCAGGAGATGCGGTAGAAGAGCATACCATGTACGCCAGAAAAAATGTGCGGCCTGTGGCTATGGTGCCTCCAGTCGACTTAGATCTTACAAGTGGGCTCATAAGAAGGTCAATGGCGTTAGAGTACGGTAA
- a CDS encoding RNA-binding protein yields the protein MTMRNLIVSFFEDVDMLVRRFQKEHLLSNFAMPKIERIKNRHLLKRKQQKAEIKKIEQLIGAPVHLPDDARIEAGTLEDGSTIFLLNGEILFFEIEGTMFPSLRAVLEGYITLPEVTVDMGAVKYVVNGADVMRPGVTAVSDGIQQGSVVAVVDERHGKPLALGIAVMSSDEMRAVSGGKVIYSKHHIGDNIWEFTK from the coding sequence ATGACGATGAGGAATCTTATTGTTTCCTTCTTTGAAGATGTCGATATGCTAGTTCGGAGGTTTCAAAAGGAACATCTCTTAAGCAATTTTGCAATGCCAAAGATTGAACGTATCAAGAACCGACATCTTCTGAAGAGAAAGCAGCAGAAAGCAGAGATCAAAAAAATAGAGCAGTTGATAGGTGCCCCAGTGCATTTGCCTGATGACGCACGTATAGAGGCTGGTACACTTGAAGATGGCTCCACGATTTTTTTGCTTAATGGCGAAATTCTCTTTTTTGAGATCGAGGGTACGATGTTTCCGTCTCTAAGGGCTGTCCTAGAAGGTTACATCACACTTCCTGAGGTCACAGTGGATATGGGTGCAGTGAAATACGTTGTCAATGGCGCGGATGTGATGCGCCCCGGTGTCACAGCTGTATCTGATGGTATACAGCAGGGTTCTGTTGTTGCAGTTGTAGATGAACGCCATGGAAAGCCCCTGGCACTTGGTATTGCTGTGATGAGCTCAGATGAGATGCGTGCAGTATCAGGTGGGAAGGTCATCTATTCCAAGCATCATATCGGAGATAACATCTGGGAATTTACAAAGTGA
- a CDS encoding RNA-binding protein, with product MEILQKSVGSQILVEIKGRRKLRGRLRGYDQHLNLIIEDADEITRDSENGTESVAQVNTVIVRGDNVVLVSPPPKSTAQE from the coding sequence ATGGAAATATTGCAGAAATCTGTCGGCTCACAAATACTTGTTGAAATCAAGGGTCGAAGAAAACTCAGAGGCCGATTACGTGGATACGACCAACATCTGAACCTCATCATCGAGGACGCAGATGAGATCACTCGTGATTCGGAGAACGGAACCGAGTCTGTCGCCCAAGTCAACACGGTCATAGTGAGAGGCGATAATGTAGTACTCGTATCGCCACCGCCAAAGAGCACCGCACAGGAGTAG